The following coding sequences lie in one Halictus rubicundus isolate RS-2024b unplaced genomic scaffold, iyHalRubi1_principal scaffold0127, whole genome shotgun sequence genomic window:
- the LOC143363791 gene encoding uncharacterized protein LOC143363791, producing the protein MTSYSLRYYTSIKQSHHFAYHRRFNTRFDGYGHSSRNRQRQKTNRSRTLLDTCSNANFITSDLAKKLNLQTHEQSVTIEALNDLNTVTNRIVKLKIVSRITNFNRTLSFFIIPRIASHLPDCQIDRTKIQIPHNIKLADPHFHRPAPIDMLIGTGPTISCLSIGQVKLSTRDNSDLILQKTQLGWIIGGSAPIHLARNTRTTLVNNVNFDLTKFWQIEEGPSHPHLTPEEEECEAHFKRTFSRNKTGRYVVALPFNQYKQNLGESRTRALNRFLSLERKLTHNSDLRTEYTKVINEYLSLGHMSQVETPDISDGFYLPHHAVIKPTSTTTKVRVVFDGSAKTTTGYSLNNALLTGPTIQDDIFCLLLRFRMHSFVLTGDIEKMYRQFLVRPEDRAYQRILWRNEQNEIATYELKTITFGLSSAPYLATRCLQQLAIDESHNYGAASEVIKRDIYVDDLLTGAATYKDAQKLRNEIICLLKRGGLNIRQWVSNDPRLLSDLSEEQVHPKFFGDETVKTLGVSWNPHTDSFSYSVNVNNNETHTKRTILSTIAKIFDPLGLLGPVIVVAKILMQQLWQLKVDWDESLPMAIQQEWSTYQTQLKSLTTVTFRRHVAQSSVRTIELHGFCDASERAYGASIYIRTIDKSGNIKSRLLCAKSRVAPLKTVSLARLELCGATLLANLYCAVKDAINHTHLKTIFWTDSTIVLHWLLRSPNTLKTFVANRVAEIQNKTNIKAWRHVRSGDNPADLLSRGITARELIKNNFWQFGPEWLAYDESLWPESCVEVPNAIPELRKITCFTSTVINAQEILERCSCIRRLRRIISYCLRFLPKGRCHGPITVSEINRANNKIIKLTQETAFREELNDLKSGHALSTKSKLLCLTPFLDENGLLRVGGRLQNSNLNFNQKHPILLPKNNFITELIIRDAHVNNMHSGLTATLYNVRQSYWPIDGKNTTRKIIRNCVKCFRVNPPTTKYIMGNLPTHRVTENRPFINTGVDYCGPFYIKERQYRNRTRIKIYVAVFICFSSKAVHLEVAGDMTTEAFLAAFKRFIARRGICKNVYSDNGTNFVGANNEIIELLRVLQEDEKARRFLTDKNITWHFIPALSPHFGGLWEAAVKSFKHHLKRVVGEELFTLEQFNTFVTEIEAILNSRPLTPLSSDPNDPSALTPGHLLIGSALTSLPEVDFTETSTNRLSKWQHIQKVKQDFWIRWSKEYIHHLNVRAKWTRGEHSIQVGTIVVLKDDHLPPMSWSLGRVEEIHPGRDGITRAVSVKTINGIYKRNVKQIAPLPLD; encoded by the coding sequence ATGACTAGTTACTCGCTTCGATATTACACATCAATTAAACAATCACATCACTTCGCTTATCACAGACGGTTCAACACACGGTTTGATGGCTACGGCCATAGTTCACGCAATAGACAAAGACAAAAAACCAATCGAAGTAGAACCTTATTAGACACTTGCTCCAACGCAAACTTCATCACGTCCGATTTAGCGAAAAAATTAAACCTACAAACGCACGAACAAAGTGTAACCATCGAAGCTTTGAACGATTTAAACACTGTAACGAATCGGAttgtcaaattgaaaattgtctctcggataacaaattttaatcgCACACTCAGTTTTTTCATAATACCTAGAATTGCCAGTCATTTACCCGATTGTCAAATTGATAggacaaaaattcaaattccGCATAATATAAAATTAGCAGATCCGCATTTCCATCGGCCGGCTCCAATCGACATGCTGATTGGTACGGGACCGACGATATCGTGTCTCAGCATTGGTCAGGTTAAATTATCAACGCGAGATAATTCCGATTTGATCCTCCAAAAAACGCAGTTAGGATGGATCATCGGGGGGAGTGCTCCTATTCACCTGGCAAGAAACACACGCACTACATTAGTAAATAATGTCAACTTCGATCTAACCAAATTCTGGCAAATCGAAGAAGGTCCGTCGCATCCTCATCTCACACCGGAGGAAGAGGAATGCGAGGCACATTTTAAACGCACATTTTCACGCAACAAAACCGGAAGATACGTCGTCGCGCTTCCGTTTAATCAATACAAACAAAATCTAGGCGAATCCCGTACGCGCGCATTAAATCGATTCCTATCGCTGGAACGAAAACTCACACACAACTCAGATTTACGAACCGAATATACAAAAGTAATCAACGAATATCTGTCATTGGGTCACATGAGTCAGGTAGAAACACCTGACATTTCGGACGGATTCTACCTGCCACATCACGCGGTAATAAAGCCGACAAGCACAACGACGAAGGTTCGAGTGGTCTTCGATGGATCGGCCAAAACGACCACCGGATACTCGTTAAATAACGCACTTCTGACTGGTCCAACCATACAGGAcgatattttttgtttacttCTTCGGTTCCGCATGCATTCGTTTGTTCTGACTGGCGACATAGAGAAAATGTACAGACAGTTTCTAGTACGTCCAGAAGACCGCGCGTACCAAAGAATTTTATGGAGGAACGAACAAAACGAAATCGCAACATACGAATTGAAAACAATTACATTCGGACTATCCTCTGCTCCATACTTAGCCACGCGATGCCTTCAGCAATTAGCGATCGATGAATCACACAATTACGGCGCGGCTTCCGAAGTCATTAAACGGGACATCTATGTAGATGATCTCTTGACCGGAGCCGCCACATACAAAGACGCGCAAAAACTACGAAACGAGATCATTTGTTTACTCAAACGAGGAGGATTAAATATCCGTCAATGGGTATCAAATGATCCTCGTCTTTTATCAGATCTCTCTGAAGAGCAAGTACATCCCAAGTTTTTCGGTGACGAAACAGTCAAAACCTTGGGAGTGTCATGGAATCCGCACACAGATTCATTTAGTTATTCAGTGAATGTTAACAATAACGAAACACACACAAAACGCACAATCTTATCTACCATCGCGAAAATTTTCGATCCTTTGGGTCTCCTTGGGCCAGTAATAGTTGTTGCAAAAATTCTTATGCAGCAACTCTGGCAACTTAAGGTAGATTGGGATGAGTCATTGCCCATGGCCATACAACAGGAATGGTCCACATACCAAACTCAATTAAAATCACTCACAACTGTAACATTTAGACGACACGTCGCGCAGAGTTCAGTCAGAACAATCGAATTGCATGGCTTCTGTGACGCCAGCGAACGCGCGTACGGGGCTAGTATTTACATACGCACAATAGATAAATCCGGAAATATAAAATCAAGGCTTCTTTGCGCAAAATCACGCGTTGCGCCATTAAAGACCGTTAGCCTCGCACGTCTCGAACTTTGCGGTGCCACTTTGCTCGCGAACTTGTATTGTGCAGTAAAAGACGCAATTAATCACACGCATTTAAAAACGATTTTTTGGACCGACTCCACGATCGTGTTGCATTGGCTGTTGCGATCTCCGAACACACTTAAAACCTTTGTCGCGAATCGCGTCGCGGAAAtccaaaataaaacaaacattaAGGCATGGCGACACGTCAGATCTGGTGACAACCCCGCAGACTTATTATCTCGGGGTATCACAGCTCGGGAATtgatcaaaaataatttctggcaattCGGACCAGAATGGCTTGCATACGATGAATCATTATGGCCGGAATCGTGTGTCGAAGTACCCAATGCAATACCAGAATTACGCAAAATCACATGTTTTACTTCTACAGTCATAAACGCACAGGAAATTCTTGAACGATGTTCATGCATCAGGCGACTTCGTAGGATAATCTCATATTGCTTACGATTTTTACCTAAAGGCCGTTGTCACGGTCCAATTACTGTATCAGAAATTAATCGCGCAAATAATAAGATCATTAAATTGACGCAAGAAACAGCATTTCGAGAAGAATTGAATGATCTCAAATCCGGACACGCATTGAGTACCAAAagtaaattactttgtttaactCCGTTTCTTGATGAGAATGGGCTTTTACGCGTAGGAGGTCGCCTCCAAAATTCAAATCTCAATTTCAACCAGAAGCATCCGATTCTTTTGCCGAAGAATAATTTCATAACGGAATTAATCATACGCGACGCTCACGTTAATAATATGCATTCTGGTTTAACCGCAACATTGTACAACGTCCGTCAATCGTATTGGCCGATTGATGGTAAAAACACAACACGCAAAATAATTCGCAACTGTGTCAAATGTTTCCGGGTCAACCCACCTACCACCAAGTACATAATGGGCAATCTTCCCACACATCGAGTCACAGAAAATCGACCATTTATCAACACAGGCGTCGATTATTGCGGCCCTTTTTATATAAAGGAACGTCAGTACCGAAACCGCACCCGAATAAAGATATACGTCGCAGtctttatttgtttttcatccAAGGCAGTACACCTTGAGGTGGCTGGTGATATGACCACGGAAGCATTTTTAGCAGCCTTTAAAAGATTTATCGCACGGCGCggaatttgcaaaaatgtatATTCCGATAATGGTACAAATTTTGTCGGTGCCAATAATGAGATAATCGAGCTTCTCAGAGTTCTGCAAGAGGATGAAAAGGCtagacgctttctaacggaTAAAAACATTACTTGGCATTTCATACCCGCACTCTCTCCTCATTTCGGCGGACTCTGGGAAGCTGCGGTTAAATCTTTTAAACATCATCTCAAACGCGTAGTGGGCGAGGAACTGTTTACGCTCGAACAATTTAACACTTTTGTAACGGAAATCGAGGCAATCCTGAATTCCCGTCCGTTAACACCGTTGTCTTCCGATCCCAATGATCCCTCAGCTCTTACTCCTGGCCATTTATTGATTGGTTCCGCGTTGACAAGTCTGCCAGAGGTCGATTTCACCGAAACCTCGACCAATCGGTTGTCAAAATGGCAACACATTCAGAAAGTCAAACAAGACTTCTGGATTAGGTGGTCAAAGGAATACATCCACCATCTTAATGTACGCGCAAAATGGACCAGGGGCGAGCACAGCATCCAGGTGGGGACGATCGTGGTCCTCAAAGATGACCATCTACCACCGATGAGCTGGAGTCTAGGACGAGTCGAGGAAATTCATCCTGGCAGGGACGGCATCACTCGCGCAGTCTCCGTTAAAACCATTAACGGCATTTATAAGCGGAATGTTAAGCAAATTGCACCACTTCCGTTAGACTAA